One region of Armigeres subalbatus isolate Guangzhou_Male chromosome 3, GZ_Asu_2, whole genome shotgun sequence genomic DNA includes:
- the LOC134224475 gene encoding uncharacterized protein LOC134224475: MNSSDFPRMGENPGGVAGEKNMVMERMKEGKSFRGASPVLVEKTIQSHCGTIIAAKKTREGKIFVTVRNESQAKNLAKIEKLVDGITVKIYEHKSLNSCKVVVFCRDVKNDTDDAIRDMLSDQGVLNVKQITKGAEANKIPTGIFVITVKGTRPPKEFKLGYLLLQTRPLYPNPLKCFKCLKFGHTSISCPVKNKKCSRCSEVYHEECGNVAKCINCGGGHGAFSKECPVLQKEKSITKVKVDRNISFWEARNIVESESKTAYSDTVISSVEEDVKKLTNDNKAYVAKINELNEEKKMYADTLKAKMEVQFETKLMQYKEELIKCCQENEKKVTEMQTKIEEMQERLDSVHKAYKEEKYRRKIAEKEAEKL; the protein is encoded by the coding sequence ATGAACAGTTCTGATTTCCCCCGTATGGGGGAAAACCCCGGCGGTGTAGCCGgggaaaaaaatatggtaatGGAAAGGATGAAGGAGGGGAAAAGCTTCCGTGGAGCGTCCCCAGTATTAGTGGAGAAAACAATCCAGAGCCACTGTGGGACAATAATTGCGGCTAAAAAAACGagagaaggaaaaatatttgtaacagtGAGGAATGAAAGTCAGGCCAAAAACCTTGCTAAAATTGAAAAACTAGTGGACGGAATTACAGTGAAGATTTATGAACATAAATCATTGAACTCCTGCAAAGTGGTAGTGTTCTGCCGAGATGTGAAAAACGATACGGACGACGCAATTCGAGACATGTTGTCAGATCAAGGCGTGTTAAATGTAAAGCAAATTACGAAGGGCGCAGAGGCCAATAAAATTCCTACCGGCATTTTCGTGATAACTGTGAAAGGAACCAGGCCACCTAAAGAATTTAAATTGGGTTACCTCCTCTTGCAGACAAGACCATTGTACCCTAACCCGCTAAAGTGTTTCAAGTGTCTCAAGTTTGGACATACTAGCATTAGCTGCCCGGTCAAGAATAAAAAGTGCAGTAGGTGCAGTGAAGTCTACCATGAAGAATGTGGCAACGTAGCAAAATGTATTAATTGTGGTGGTGGGCATGGTGCATTTTCCAAAGAGTGCCCAGTTCTGCAAAAAGAAAAATCTATTACGAAAGTGAAAGTGGACAGAAACATTTCGTTTTGGGAAGCCAGAAACATTGTTGAATCAGAGAGCAAAACAGCTTACTCAGATACAGTGATATCATCAGTTGAAGAAGATGTTAAAAAACTTACTAATGACAACAAAGCCTACGTAGCTAAAATCAACGAGCTAAATGAAGAGAAGAAAATGTATGCTGACACCTTGAAAGCTAAAATGGAAGTACAATTCGAGACAAAGCTTATGCAATACAAAGAAGAATTGATCAAATGTTGccaggaaaatgaaaaaaaagtgacGGAAATGCAAACAAAAATTGAGGAAATGCAGGAGAGGTTAGACTCAGTTCACAAAGCATACAAGGAAGaaaaatatagaagaaaaattgcagaaaaagaGGCGGAAAAACTCTAA